The DNA sequence TTTCGGGGTGGTTGCGTATACGGACGTCCTCGCCGGTGTCGCCGGGCATCTGGATGTCGCCCAGCCTGACCGTCGCCACCGTCTTCGCGGTGACCTCCCTCGGGAGGATCACCCGCAGCCGGCCCGCGTCGATGGAAGCGCTGACGGGCACGGTGGTGCCCTTGGGCACGTCCACGTGGCTGAGGTCCAAGGTGGCGAGCCCGGTTCCCGCCTCGTACACCGGCGCCACCTCGGCCACCGCGGTCGGATGCCAGTCCACGACGCGCCAGTCGGTCCTGATGTCTTTGGGCAGCGCGACCGAACCGGCCAGCAGGACGGCCGTGATCACCGAGAACAGGATGGTGCCGAAGCCCGTGCGGCCCTTGACCGAGCTCACCGCGAGCCCCAGGCCGAAGACGGCGAGGGCGGCGGCGAAGCCGACCTGCAGGGCATGGCTCAGGGTGCTGCCCTCCCAGACCGCGGCGGTGGCGATGCTCCCGGCCAGCGCGGCCAGTACGAACACCCGGCCGCCGATGCCGCCGCGGGGCTGCCAGGGGACGCGCTCCGCGGATGGCGGAGCCGTCGCCGCCGGACCGCCGCCGGGTACGGCCCCGACCGAGTCCTCGGGGCCCCACAGGTACCCCGTCGAGCCGACCGGCCCCGTGGTGCCGTCCTTGACCAGCGGATCCCGCCACCAGGACGGGCCCCCGGGCGCGGGCGGCGCCTGGGTCTCCGGCGGCGCCGGACTGTGCGCGGTGCGGTGCCCGGTACGGGTGGCCGCCGGGTACACGAACTCCGCGCCCGCCGCGGCGGCCTTGTCCTCGACAGCTCCGCCGGGCCCGCTGCGCCGGCGCAGCGACCAGTACGCCGCGGCGCCCAGCGCCAGGACGGCCAGCACGGAGAAGACCGCCAGCCCGCCGTTGTCCAGCATCGACAGGAACAGGGCGCAGCCCACCAGCGCGGCGAAGACCGCCGCCAGCGTCGAGCCCTCGACCCGGCCGGTCAGCAGCTTCTTCGCCTCGCTGTCCTCCTCGCCCTCCTGGGGCAGCAGCAGCCACGCGAAGCCGTAGAAGATCAGACCGACGCCGCCGGTGACGGCGAGGACGCCGAGCACGATCCGGAAGATCACCGGATCGAGACCGAAGTACCGGCCCAGCCCGCCGCACACGCCCGCGAGCACCTTGTCCCGCTTGCCGCGGCGCAGGGGAGGGCGCTCGGCGAGCGGCGAAGCGGAGCCGGCGCTCGCACCGGCCGCACTCCTGCCGGCTCCTGCGTCCGGCGGCGGGGAATCGTGTACTTCGGTCATGCGTACATGGTGACGGTCCGCCGCCGCCGCGGGCATCCGGATCTACCCTGGCGCAACCCTGATATCCCCCCGAGAGAACTGGGGGGCTGCCCTGATGCCACCGCCGCCGCGAGCGTGTGACCATCGGTGACATGCCCGTAGCAGCCGCCCCACGCACGCCGTACGCACCGGACTCCGACGAGACGCCGCAGCGCAAGCTCTACCGCAGCGCCGACGGCCGGATGCTCGGCGGAGTCGCGCGCGGCCTCGCCGGGCACCTGGGCCTGCCCGTCATCTGGGTCCGGCTCACCTTCCTCGGCCTGTTCATGTGGGGCGACGGCCTCGGCATGCTGCTCTATGCCGCCTTCTGGGTCTTCGTACCGCTCGGCGTCGGAGGCCGCAGCGGCCACCGCTCCTACTTCGACACCCTCCCCGACGGCACCCGGCGGCTGCGCAAGCCCGAGCGGGGCCAGATCATCGCGCTGATCGCGCTGTGCGTCGGCGCGGGAATCTTCATCTCCCAGGTACAGGTCGGCGGCAGCTCCGGACGGTACGTATGGCCGACCCTGCTCGTCGGAGCCGGCGTGGTCCTCGTCTGGCGCCAGGCCGACAACGCCCGCCGCGCCCACTGGAACGCAGCGGCCGGCCGGCACGCCCGGCTGCTGCAGGCCGCCCGCGCACTCGCGGGCGTCGCCCTGGTCGGCGTGGGCCTGACCGTCTTCATCGTGGTCCGCGGCTCCGCCGCCCAACTGGGCAACGTCCTGACCGCCACCCTCGCGGTCCTCGTCGGCGTCGCCCTCCTGGCGGGACCCTGGCTGATCCGGATGACCCAGGACCTCTCCGAGGAGCGCCTGATGCGCATCCGCGCCCAGGAGCGCGCCGAGGTGGCCGCCCACGTCCACGACTCCGTGCTGCACACCCTCACCCTGATCCAGCGCAACGCCGAGGACGTCGGGGAGGTGCGCCGCCTCGCCCGCGCCCAGGAGCGGGAGCTGCGCAACTGGCTGTACAAGCCCGAGGGCACCGGCAAGGACGAGGGCGAGGAACCGACGACGCTGGCCGAGGCCGTGAAGAAGACCGCCGCCGAGGTGGAGGACCACCACGGGGTCCAGATCGAGGTGGTCGTCGTCGGCGACTGCCCCCTCGACGAGAAGCTGGCCGCACAGATGCAGGCCGCGCGCGAGGCGATGGTCAATGCCGCCAAGTACGGTGGCGACGGCGGCCCCGTCCAGGTGTTCGCAGAGGTGGAGGGCCAGACGGTGTTCGTGTCCGTACGGGACCGCGGCCCCGGCTTCGACATCGACGCGGTACCGGACGACCGGATGGGCGTACGAGAATCGATCATCGGCCGGATGCAGCGCAACGGCGGGACGGCCCGACTGCGGTCCGCGCCCGACGGCGGCACGGAAGTCGAGCTGGAGATGGAAAGGGCGGCGAAGGCAGCATGACCGAGGACAGCGCGAGCACCGGCGGCGTGACCAGGAGGGTCCGGGTGGTGCTCGTCGACGACCACCGGATGTTCCGCACCGGGGTACAGGCCGAGATCGGCGAGACCGAGCGGACCGGGGTCGAGGTCGTCGGCGAGGCCGCCGACGTGGACCAGGCCGTCACCGTCATCACCGCCACCCGACCCGAGGTGGTGCTCCTCGACGTGCACCTGCCCGGTGGCGGCGGCGTCGAGGTACTGCGCCGCTGCGCCCCGCTGATGGGCGCCGTCGAGGACCCGGTACGGTTCCTGGCCCTGTCGGTGTCGGACGCCGCCGAGGACGTCATCGGGGTCATCCGGGGCGGCGCCCGCGGCTACGTCACCAAGACGATCACCGGCACCGACCTGGTGGACTCGGTCTTCCGCGTCCAGGACGGGGACGCGGTGTTCTCGCCGCGGCTGGCGGGCTTCGTGCTCGACGCCTTCGCCTCGACGGACGCCCCGCCCGTCGACGAGGACCTGGACCGCCTCACCCAGCGCGAGCGCGAGGTGCTGCGGCTGATCGCGCGCGGGTACGCGTACAAGGAGATCGCCAAGCAGCTGTTCATCTCGGTCAAGACCGTGGAATCCCACGTCTCGGCCGTGCTGCGCAAGCTCCAGCTCTCCAACCGCCACGAGCTGACCCGCTGGGCGACGGCCCGCCGGCTGATCTGAGCCCCGGTCGCCTGAGCCCCGGTCGCCTGGGCCCCGGTCGTCCGGGCCCCGGTCAGGCCGGCCGCGAGGCTCCGGCCCAGGGCATCGAGTCCACCGGCGCGACGCGGACCGTGGAGCCGGGACGCGGGGCGTGGACCATCTGGCCGTTGCCGACGTACATGCCGACGTGCGTGACGCCGGAGTAGAAGAACACCAGGTCACCGGGGGCCAGCCGGTCGCGGGAGACCCGCTGTCCCGCGTTGATCTGCGTATAGGTGGTGCGCGGCAGCGACACCCCGGCCGCCCGCCAGGCCGCCTGGGTCAGGCCGGAGCAGTCGTACGAGCCCGGGCCCGTCGCGCCCCACACGTACGGCTTGCCGATCGCCCCGTACGCGAACGCCACCGCGCGGGCCGCGCGGGAACTGTCGGCGGGCGGCGGAGCCTGGGTGGCGGGGCGGCTCGGGGCGGGTCCGGCCGAGCGGGCCTCGTAGGCCGCGCGCTCCTCGGCCGTCAGCTTGGCCAGCAGCCGCTGCGCGGCGGTCAGCTTCTCCTCGATCTCGGCCTTGTGGCCCGCGAGTTCGCGCTGCCGGCCCCGCAGGTCGGCCAGGCGCCCGTCGGCCTGTTCCTTGAGCTTCCCGACCTCGTCGAGCCCCCGCCGCACGGCCGAGAGATCGGCCGCGTTGCGGTTCCCGGCGCGGGCGATGAGGGCGGCCCGGTCCAGGTACTCCTGCGGATCGTCGGACATCGCCAGCTGTACGGCGGCGCCCAGCGTGCCGCTGCGGTACTGCGTCGCGGCCAGCGAACCGAGCGCACTGCGGGCCGTGTTGAGCCGGTCGGTCTTGCGGGCGGTCTCGTCCCGCAGCCCGTCGAGCGCGCGCTGCGCCTCGTCGGCCTTCTCCTTCGCCCCGTTGTACCGGTCCGTCGCGGCCTCGGCCTCCTCGTAGAGCCGGTCCATCTCCGACTTGACCTGCGAGGGCGTCGGCTGCGGATCGGCGTGGGACGTGCCTTCGAACGCGGTGGCGGTGGCAGCGCCCGCGAGGGCGAGGGTGGCGGCGGTGGTGCGTACGGAGCTCCGTGCCGTGCCGCCGGTGAGCGGGCGCTGCCTGGGCTTTCGATGACTGGCCACGAGGGCCTCACGTCCTTCCTCCATCGGTGCTTGGAGGAGGACGCTAGACCCGAAGGTAACGGGCGGATGACGAGATGATCGAAAGTGGCGGGACGCGACCGGACCTGTCCGGTCCGGCGTCTGTCGATGGCCGTCCGCTATCCGCGGATCTCCGTCAGGCGGGCGAAGACGACCACGTTGCCGTCGTAGCCCCCCTTCTTCGAGAAGCCGCCGCCGCAGGTGATCACGCGGATCTCCGGAGCGCCCTTGGGTCCGTAGACCCGCGCCGCCGGAAAATCGTTCTTGCCGACGACCTCGATGCCGTACACGGTGAACACGGCGGTACGGCCGTCCTGTCGGTCCACCTCGATGTGCTGCCCCTGCTTGAGCGAGCCGAGCGCGTAGAAGACGGCCGGTCCCCGTTTGTTGTCCACGTGACCGTCGATCACCGTCGTGCCCTGGGCGCCCGGGGCGGGCGAGCCCTCGTACCAGCCGGCCAGGTTCCGGTCCTCCGGCGGCGGGGCGTCCACCCAGCCCTCGGCATCGAGTCCGACCCGGCTGACGGGGGCGTCGACCTGTACGGCCGGAATCCGGATCCGGGTCGGCGGGGAGGGCTTCAGCGGCCGCGGGGCCGGCGGGAGGCGGCGGGCGGCCTCGTCGTGGGCAGGGTCGCCGACCAGCACGGCGGCCTGCGCGGGCTGCGGTGGACCGCCGTCCAGGTCGAGCCCGTTGGTGAGGAGAAACGTGCCGCTGAGGGCGACCACGGCAACGACGCCCCAGCCGCCGCGAGGCTTCGTACGCTCCTGGGGGCGGGGCATGATGCGCGCTCCTTCCGTGGTGCCGGGGAGTTTCAGGGACGGGGCCCGTGGCCCGGGGCCCGGGGTCTGTTGCCCGGGGTCTGTGGCCGGGCGGCCGCGATCCGGCGGCCGGTACTGGACCGGGCCCGTCCGGTCGCCAGGGGCGGGTCGGACGGGCCCGGCGGTCAGGGGGTCGGTGGTCAGGCGTGGTCGCCCGCCCGGCGGCGCATCAGGAACACGCCGCCGCCGAGCGCACCGGCCAGCAGCGCGGAACCGGCCGCGATCTCGGTGCCGTTCAGGCCGCCGGCGCCGCCGCCGAGGCCGGCCTTGACGCCCTTGGAGGGAGCGGTCGTGCCGGTGCCGGTACCGGTCGAGGGGCCCGCGACCGTGAGGGTGGTCGTGCCCTTCTCGCCCTTGCAGTCGAAGGTGACCTCGTACTGGGCACCCGGCTTGGCGTCCGCGTCCACCTTGACGGTGGCGGACTTGCCCTCGTTGAGCTCGACCGCGTCGAAGATGCCGGAGGAGACCTTCACCAGCGGTTCCTGGCACTCGGTGGCGTTCAGCGTGACGGTGCCGCCCGGGGCGACGGCGGCGGGGGAGACGGTGAAGCCGAAGGACGTGACGTTGGGCGTGGTCCCGCCGTCATTGGCCGAGGCCATCGGCGCGGCGAGCGCGAAGGCGGCGGTGGACAGCAGGGCTACGGACGCGACACGTATGGAACGCATGGTGAATCCTCCGGGTCCCCGAGGCGCAGCCGCGAACAGTTTGTCCGCAAAAGGCAGGAAATGCTCCTCGATGTGCTAGACGCTAGGTCCGGTTGGCGGAACCTGCGAATCGAACGGCACGAACGGACCAACGGAGAGAGTGAGTTGGCGGGGCCCCCGCCAACTCCTTTGATACGGACGGTGAGCGCCGCGCCGGAGGTCCCGCCGTGCGGTGGCGCTGAGTGACGGACACGCCGAGGGGGCAGCCAACGGAAAAGTCCGCGCTGCCGAGTTCACCCCGGCCGGACGCTCCCGTAGATCGGCTGGTAGTAGACCGAGTCCTCGCGGACGGACGTCCCCGGCCGCGGGGCGTGGATCATACGGCCACCGCCGATGTAGATCCCGACGTGACTGATGTCCGCGTAGAAGAAGACCAGGTCCCCCGGGCGCAGATCCTTGGTCGCGATCCGCGGAGCCGCCTTCACCTGGTCCCAGGTGGTGCGCGGCAGCGTGATCCCCGCCGCCCGCCAGGCGGCCTGGGTCAGGCCGGAGCAGTCGTACGAGCGCGGGCCGGTCGCGCCCCAGACGTACGGTTTTCCCAGCTGGGCCCGGGCGAAGGCCACCGCCTTGGCCCCCGACGCCGACGCGGCGGCGTCCCCGGGCAGCGGCCCCGAGGCGGCCGGTGCCCGCGGGGCCAGCGCCCGCGCCCGCTCCGACGCGGTGAGCCGGGCCAGCAGGGTGTTCGCCTCCGCGAGCCGGGCCTGCACCTCCTGCTTGCGCCCGCGCAGCTCCTCCTGCGCCTGCTCCAGTTCCCCGACCACCACGGCCGCCTCCCGGCGCTTGCCGGCCGTCTCCGCCCTGGCCCGGGTGTACTGGGTGAGCAGTGCGTCCTCGCGGCCGCCGAGCCGGTTCAGCAGGTGCGCCTGCGCGAAGAAGGCCTGCGGATCGGCGCTGAGCAGCAGGGTCGCGGTACCGCCGAGGCCACCGGCGCCGCGGTACCGGTCGGCGGCGTGGCTGCCGAGCAGCCGCCGGGCCTCGTTCAGCTTCTGCGTGGTGCCGGCGACCTGGTCCATGAGCGCCGACAGCAGGGCCCGCTGCTCCGCGGTCCGCCCGGCCGCCGCGTCGTAGGCCTGGGTGGCCGTGCCCGCCTGCCGGTGCAGCTCGTCCACGCGGGTCCGGACCTCCTCCACCGAGGGGCGGGGGGCGGGCGCCGCCGCGGCCTGGTGGGGGAGGAGCAGGCCCAAGGAGGACAGGGCCGCGGTCGTGACGACCACGGTGGGGGTGTTCGGATGTCTTCGGGTGCGCGGCTTGCGGTGGTGGGGGGAGGGGTGGGACGAGGGGAATCCGTACGGGTACACGGGCCGGCACCTCCTTCCGGTTGGCGGAGCACGCTAGCGCCGGAGAGGGCACCTCGGAAGGGGGCGGGACCCTTCCACAGGGCATATGCCGCCGAATTTTCCGTGGGAGGACCGGGATTTTCCGGGGGCGGGACCGGCTGTCGGTCCCGCCCCCTAAACTCGGAAGGCGATGAGCAGCCTCTTTGACGACAGCTTCCTGGCCGACCTCTCCCCCTCCGAAGAGGTCCCCCCGCCGCCCGAAGACCATGCCGCGCCCGAGACGGGCGCGGACGATCTCTTCGGGGGCCGGTTCGATGCGCCCATCCACGGGGACGCGTACTACCGGGACGGCGCCCCCAGGCCCGTCATCGACCCGGCGGCGCTCCTGGAGGGGCTGAACACGGAGCAGCGCGCCGCCGTGGTGCACGCGGGTTCCCCGCTGCTCATCGTGGCCGGCGCCGGATCCGGCAAGACGCGCGTGCTGACGCACCGCATCGGCCACCTGCTGGGCGCGCGCGGGGTCCACCCGGGCCAGATCCTGGCGATCACCTTCACCAACAAGGCCGCCGGCGAGATGAAGGAGCGCGTCGAGGACCTCGTCGGCCCGCGCGCGAACGCCATGTGGGTCTCCACCTTCCACAGCGCGTGCGTGCGCATCCTGCGCCGCGAGTCCAAGCGGCTCGGCTTCACCTCGTCCTTCTCGATCTACGACGCGTCCGACTCGAAGCGCCTGATGGCGCTCGTCTGCCGCGACCTGGACCTGGACCCGAAGAAGTTCCCGCCGAAGGCCTTCAGCGCCAAGATCTCGAACCTGAAGAACGAGCTCATCGACGCGGACGCCTTCGCGGGGCAGGCCGCGGACGGTTTCGAGAAGACCCTCGCCCAGGCGTACGCGATGTACCAGGGGCGCCTCGGCGAGGCCAACGCCCTCGACTTCGACGACATCATCATGACCACGGTCCACCTGCTCCAGGCCTTCCCGGAGGTCGCGGAGCACTACCGGCGCCGCTTCCGGCACGTGCTGGTCGACGAGTACCAGGACACCAACCACGCCCAGTACACGCTCGTGCGCGAGCTGGTCGGCACCGGCTACCCGGACCTGCCGCCCGCCGAGTTGTGCGTCGTGGGTGACGCCGACCAGTCGATCTACGCCTTCCGCGGCGCGACCATCCGCAACATCCTCCAGTTCGAAGAGGACTACGCGGACGCGACCACGATCCTGCTCGAGCAGAACTACCGCTCCACCCAGACGATCCTGTCCGCCGCCAACGCGGTCATCGAGCGCAACGAGAACCGCCGCGCGAAGAACCTGTGGACCGAGGCCGGCAGCGGCGCCGTCATCACGGGCTACGTCGCGGACACCGAGCACGACGAAGCGCAGTTCATCGCCGACGAGATCGACCGGCTGACCGACGCGGGAGACGCGAAGGCAGGCGACGTCGCGATCTTCTACCGGACCAACGCGCAGTCCCGCGTGTTCGAGGAGATCTTCATCCGCGTCGGACTGCCCTACAAGGTCGTCGGCGGCGTCCGGTTCTACGAGCGCAAGGAGGTCCGCGACGTCCTCGCGTACCTGCGCGTCCTGTCGAATCCCGAGGACAACGTCCCGCTCCGGCGGATCCTGAACGTGCCCAAGCGCGGTATCGGCGAGCGCGCCGAGGCCATGATCGACGCGCTCGCGATGCGCGAGAAGATCACCTTCCCGCAGGCGCTGCGCCGGGTCGACGAGGCCTTCGGCATGGCCGCCCGCTCGACCAACGCCGTCAAGCGCTTCAACGTGCTGATGGAGGAGCTCCGCACCATCGTGGACTCGGGCGCCGGTCCGGCGGTGGTCCTGGAAGCGGTCCTGGAGCGCACGGGCTACCTCGCCGAACTCCAGGCCTCGACCGACCCGCAGGACGAGACGCGCATCGAGAACCTCCAGGAACTCGCCGCCGTGGCACTCGAATTCGAGCAGGCCAGGGAAGCGGCGGCGGCCGAGGCCGCCGAGAACGGTGCCCCGCCGGTGGGCCCCGGCACGCTCGCCGAGTTCCTGGAGCAGGTCGCGCTGGTCGCCGACTCCGACCAGATCCCGGACGAGGACACCGACGGCAACGGGGTCATCACCCTGATGACCCTGCACACCGCCAAGGGCCTCGAGTTCCCGGTGGTCTTCCTGACCGGCATGGAGGACGGGGTCTTCCCGCACATGCGCGCGCTGGGCCAGACCAAGGAGCTGGAGGAGGAGCGCCGCCTCGCCTACGTGGGCATCACGCGGGCGCGCGAGCGGCTGTACCTGACGCGCTCGAGCATGCGCAGCGCGTGGGGCACGCCCTCCTACAACCCGCCGTCGCGGTTCCTGGAAGAGATCCCGGCCGAGTACCTGCAGTGGAAGCGCACGGGCGCGGCGCAGAAGCCGGCGGGCCCGATGCGGAGCTCGGGCTCGGGGTACGGGTCCTCCGGCTCGGGTGGGGCCGGGGGCGGGTCGAAGGCCTCGTTCGGCACTTCGCCGGAGGCCTTCCTGTCCTCGTCGCGTTCGAAGTCGGGCCCGTCGGGGTTCGCCACGCGGCGGGCCTCCGACAAGCCGGTCATCGCGCTGGTGGTCGGGGACCGGGTCACGCACGACCAGTTCGGGCTGGGCACGGTCATGGAGGTCAGGGGCGCGGGCGCGGACGCGCAGGCCACCATCGACTTCGGGGACGAGAAGCCGAAGCGGCTCCTGCTGCGGTACGCGCCGGTGCAGAAGCTCTAGAGCGCCGACGGGCGGGACGCGGACCGGCGGCCCCGAGGCCCCGCGGCCCTGCGGGGCACGGGGGCGGGGGCTTGGGGAGGCCGGCCGGAGCCGGCCGGTGTCCCGCGTCCCGCGCGCCCGGTTCTGCTAGTTCGGGTTCAGGCCGTGGGCGCGCAGCCACGACTGCGGGTCCACCGGGGAGCCGCCGCCCGGCCGTACCTCGAAGTGCAGGTGCGGGCCGGTGGAGTTGCCGGAGTTGCCGGAGTACGCGATCACGTCGCCGGCCTTGACCTTGCCGGAGCGGATCTTGGCGCTGCTGAGGTGGCAGTACCAGGTCTCGGTACCGTCGGGCGCGGTGAGTATCACCATGTTGCCGTAGGCGGGGTTCCACTGGCTGCGCACGGTGCCGTCGGTGGCGGCCATGACCGAAGACCCGTAGGACACCGGGAAGTCGATGCCGGTGTGCACGGACATCCAGTTGACGCCCGCCTGGCCGAAGCCGGCGCTGAGGCCGTGCCGCGCGACGGGGAGGGCGAACTTGGGGCGGGCCGCCTCCCTGGCCGCCGCCTCCTCCGCCTTCTGCTTCTTCTCCTGGTCCTGGCGCAGGCGCAGGTCGATGCGTTCCTGGGTGCGGCTCGCGCGGTCCGCGAAGTCGCCGGCGTCGGCGCTGAGGGCGGTGAGCTGCGTGTCGAGCTTGCTGTTCGCCGCGACCGGCTTGATGGAGGCCGGGTCGGGGGCGGCCAGGGTGGTGGTCTCCTCGGACGGCTTCTCCGCACCGGTGAGACCGCCCACGGAGGCGGCGGCGACACCCGCGACGCCCATCACGCAGGCCGAGGGAACGGCCACGGTCAGCAGCGCGGAACGCTTGGCGGGAGTACGACGGCGGTTGGTGCTGCCGGCCTTGGCGGCACTCGCCTTGGCGACGGGCTTCGAGCCGGGCTTGGAACCGGCGCGGCGCGAGGGGCGCGGCTCGGCGGGCGCGGCCGGGGAGACGGGCATGGCCTGGGTGGGGAGATCGTGCACCTCGGTGCCCGCATCCCCGTCCATGTCCGCGTCCGCGCCCGCATCCGTGTCCGCGTCATCGGCATCGGCGGGGAGGAACTCGAAGACGGCGGTCTCGGTGTAGGTCACGTCGAGCGGGACCTCGCCCTCGACCTCGGGCGAGGTGGCGGCGTAGACCTCGTACCCGTAGTCGTAGGCGTACTGCTGCTCGTGAACCTGGGCGTGGGCCTGGCCGTGGGCCTGCTCCTGCGCCGGGACTTGGTGTTGCTGCTGCTCGTAAGCGCCGTACCCGTAGGCCGGTTCGGAGGCCGTGTTCCAGGCGGTGGCGTCGTAGGCACCGGTCTCGGTCCCGTAGCCCGGGACCGACCAGTGGCCGGTCTGCTCGGCGGAGGTCTCGTAGCCGAAGGCGGTGGACTGGTAGTCCACGGAGACGCCGCCCTGGGTGGGGACGGTCGAGAGGTAGCCGTCGTAGGCGGCGTATGCGTCGACGGACGGCTGCGCGTAGGAGTTCTGGGGGGCGGTCCAAGCCGTGGTGTCGTACGAGCCGGTGTCGTAGGAACCGGTGTCGTAGGAACCGTAGGTGGCGCCGTAGTTGTAGCCCTGGGCCTGTGTTTCATAGGACGCATAGGCTGAATCGCCAGCGAAAGTGGTGGTGGAAAGGCCGTCATACCCAAAATCGGGGTACTGGCCCGACGAGGGGCGGTCGTTCACCAACTTCTCTTTCGCCTCGGCAGCGGGGGGCCTGGGTGGCCGAGGAATGTGGGGTCCTCGGAGGAGAGCAGTGGCGTGACTGTACCCGGCGGTTACACGCAACGACAATCTTCGGAGGCTTTTGTGCTCGGCGGAACCGGGCATTCGGCCGTCTTTCGGTCCGCTGAAGACACACCCTTGGCCTTGAGTTCGAAAAGTGTTCGACTGGAGGTCGGTTTTCGCTCCCACGGCCGAGGTCGAACCGGGGCGGCCGCAGGTCAGGCGACGGAAGCGGCGCCGGGCTGCCGGAGGGCGATCGGCCGGGGTCCGTCGAGCGAGCGCCGCACTGCCGCGATGACGGTGGGGTGTGCGGGCAGGGCGAGGTGTCCGATGCCGGTGACCTGCACGTTTTCCGCGAGCAGGTCCGGGTGTTCGATACGGGCCGTCTCGGTCGGGTCCATCAGCTCGTCGAACTCGCTCCAGAACGCCACGCACCGGGTCCGGCAGCCGGGCGCGGGCGCGCGCAGTTCGGTGAGCACCTCGGAATCCGGGCGCATCTGCCGGACCAGGGGGTGCGCGTCCATGAAGGGCGCCACGCGGGTGCCGGAGTGCGGGGTGCCGAGCGTGACGAGCGTGCGGACGCGCGCGTCGCCGCCGAGGCGCTGGACGTAGTATCGCCCGACCAGCCCGCCGAGGCTGTGCCCCA is a window from the Streptomyces sp. NBC_01244 genome containing:
- a CDS encoding esterase/lipase family protein — encoded protein: MGLTMSGAALRAGVLEVIVLGGHILLYPTGVLPERPAAATHERPPVLLLHGFTDNRSVFVLLRRTLGAGGRRQVEAYNYSPFTRDLRVTARHLARRVEELCERTGQDRVDLVGHSLGGLVGRYYVQRLGGDARVRTLVTLGTPHSGTRVAPFMDAHPLVRQMRPDSEVLTELRAPAPGCRTRCVAFWSEFDELMDPTETARIEHPDLLAENVQVTGIGHLALPAHPTVIAAVRRSLDGPRPIALRQPGAASVA
- a CDS encoding M23 family metallopeptidase, producing the protein MPGSAEHKSLRRLSLRVTAGYSHATALLRGPHIPRPPRPPAAEAKEKLVNDRPSSGQYPDFGYDGLSTTTFAGDSAYASYETQAQGYNYGATYGSYDTGSYDTGSYDTTAWTAPQNSYAQPSVDAYAAYDGYLSTVPTQGGVSVDYQSTAFGYETSAEQTGHWSVPGYGTETGAYDATAWNTASEPAYGYGAYEQQQHQVPAQEQAHGQAHAQVHEQQYAYDYGYEVYAATSPEVEGEVPLDVTYTETAVFEFLPADADDADTDAGADADMDGDAGTEVHDLPTQAMPVSPAAPAEPRPSRRAGSKPGSKPVAKASAAKAGSTNRRRTPAKRSALLTVAVPSACVMGVAGVAAASVGGLTGAEKPSEETTTLAAPDPASIKPVAANSKLDTQLTALSADAGDFADRASRTQERIDLRLRQDQEKKQKAEEAAAREAARPKFALPVARHGLSAGFGQAGVNWMSVHTGIDFPVSYGSSVMAATDGTVRSQWNPAYGNMVILTAPDGTETWYCHLSSAKIRSGKVKAGDVIAYSGNSGNSTGPHLHFEVRPGGGSPVDPQSWLRAHGLNPN